TGTGCTCGACGCTCAATATTTCGGTGTCGCCCAACGCCGCAAGCGCGTGTTTCTTGTGGCAAGTGGTGGAGATGACCTCGATCCCGCAGAAGTACTTTTTGAGCGCGCAGGCCTGCTCGGGGATTCTTGTGCGGGCCGCGCGCCGTGGCAAGAAGCTGCCCACGATGCTGGACCGGGTGCTGAGGCAGCAGGCGGATACGCAGGATTCGCAGGACTGAAGCAACCCTACGGCAAGGTCACGACGACGTTCGGATTCAGCGGCGGCATTGGCCCCGTCGATGTGGCGGCATGCCTGATGGCCGCTGGCCCCAAGCACGACATCCGCACCGAGACGTTCATGGTGCAGTCGGTCGCCGGCAGCATCGCCCACACCCTCGACACCGCCAACAACGGCAAGGGCAGCAGCGAGGACGGCACCGGCAAGGGCGTTCCGATCATCGCCTTTACCGCCCAGGGCAGCGGCGCGGATGCCACGCTCGACCTGACGCCGACGCTGCGCGCTGGCGGCCATCGCAACAGCCATGCGAACGCCGGGGTCGTGCCCGCCATCGCGTTCGCGCAGAACAACCGCGGTGAAGTGCGCTTCGAGTCGGGCCATGGCCAGGTCGCTTGCACCGTGCTGTCCAACGGCAAGCCGGGCTACGGCGTGCCTATGGTGGCCTGCGTGTCTCTGCCCGGCCGCGAGCAGGGTCTTGCCGCCGAGCTGGGCGGCAGCGTAGCGGGCGCACTGCGCACCAGCGGCGGCGGCGCGGACAAGCCCTATGTCCTGGCTCCCGACTTCGAGGCGCATTTCCGCTACGACTGGAACGACCCTGGCCCCGGCGACTGGTCGCACTGGCGGGTGCGGCGGTTGATGCCCGTGGAGTGCGAGCGGCTGCAAGGCATGCCCGACGACTACACGCTGATCCCGTACCGCGGCAAGCCCGCCGCGGATGCTCCGCGCTACAAAGCAATCGGCAACTCCATGGCCGTCCCGTGCATGGCATGGCTGGGGCAGCGGCTCGTGCAGTGCCTGCACAAGACGGGCTCGATCGCTTCGGATTGATCGGCGACGCAGCCTGCGGGCCGCGCCATTCTCCCTCCTGCATTGCCGACGTATCGGCAGCAGCCCGCAGCCAGGGTGTCAAGGCTGCCGCGGTTTTCACCCGCGCCACCCGCCAGTTCGCCTCGGCATCTCACCGGCGAACGCTGCCCACCGGGGCATCGATGCCTCTTTTCTCCAACCCACGGGATGGTCGCCACGTCCCGTCAGGGGCATGTCGCTACCCGGTCGATCTCAGGACTCCCATGGAAACCATCACCAATCAAGACCGCATCACGCTGAAGAACCTCAAGGTGGCCGACTTCACCAGCGAGGAAACGCTGTGCTTCACCGCCACTGTCGCGTTCGACGGCACTCCCATCGCCGAGGCCCGCAACGACGGCCACGGCGGCTCGACGTTCCTGCGCGCGCTCGATGGCAAGGCGGCGCTCCTGGCCCAGGCCGAGGCCTTCGCCAAGGGTCTGCCGCCTGCGCCACTCGACCTCGGCCAGGAGGGCGAAGACCCTCACTACATCGACATGACGCTCGACTTCCTGGTCGATGAACTGGCCGATGCCATGCACGCCGAACGCAAGGTGCGAGCCGCGTTCAACCGCGACATCGGCAACAAGGTGCTGTTCATCAAGGGCGGCAAACTGCTGTTCATCAAGGGCATCAAGCTCAAGGCCATCGCCGACCGCAAAGCGTACTTCGCTTCGCTGCGCGCCAGGCAGGCCCAGCCCATCGTCATCCTCGCCGAGCTTGCGCCCGAGCAGGCATTCGACCTGTGGAAGCAGCATGTCCTGGGCGACAAGCCCGACTGATCCAGTACCGACGCACCTTCCTGACAGCCCCACACTCGATGCGGGGCTTCTTTTTTTCTGCGCGCATCAATCGGGACTGCGCCGGATGCCGTTTTCCAACTGACGCGGCACGGCCCGCGCACGAAGCTGCCCGCATGTTCGCTGATTCGTCAGCACATGCCAGCAGCCAGGGTTTCAGGCTGCCGCGGGTCTC
The Achromobacter sp. AONIH1 DNA segment above includes these coding regions:
- a CDS encoding DNA cytosine methyltransferase, translating into MNPQPRTPRGAPQAAPLLYGSVCSGIEAVSLAWQPLGLEAAWFAEIEPFPSAVLAHRYPRVPNLGDMTTIARQVRAGTVPAPDILVGGTPCQSFSVAGSRRGLDDPRGALSLAYVELANAIDQTRQQDRRPAATLVWENVPGVLNDRSNAFGHFLGALAGESRALQPPGEKWAHAGCVSGPRRRIAWRVLDAQYFGVAQRRKRVFLVASGGDDLDPAEVLFERAGLLGDSCAGRAPWQEAAHDAGPGAEAAGGYAGFAGLKQPYGKVTTTFGFSGGIGPVDVAACLMAAGPKHDIRTETFMVQSVAGSIAHTLDTANNGKGSSEDGTGKGVPIIAFTAQGSGADATLDLTPTLRAGGHRNSHANAGVVPAIAFAQNNRGEVRFESGHGQVACTVLSNGKPGYGVPMVACVSLPGREQGLAAELGGSVAGALRTSGGGADKPYVLAPDFEAHFRYDWNDPGPGDWSHWRVRRLMPVECERLQGMPDDYTLIPYRGKPAADAPRYKAIGNSMAVPCMAWLGQRLVQCLHKTGSIASD